From the Chryseobacterium sp. G0201 genome, the window ACTCCATTTTTATAGAAACTTTTTTAGGTCTTGATGCATTTAATCAAAGAAGATTATACGATCAGGAATTATTGATTGATGATGAAAACAAACTTCAAGAAGTTATTTCAGAGTTAAAAGCCAACAAACCTTATCAGCATATTTTAGGAGAAACAGAATTTTACGGAATGAAGTTTTTTGTTGACGAAAATGTGCTAATTCCGCGCCCTGAAACCGAAGAATTATTAGAAATTGCCATTCAAAAAATTAAGAATTCACAGTTCACAATTAACAAACTAAGAATCCTCGACATCGGAACCGGAAGCGGTGTAATTCCTTTGGTTTTAAAGAAACATTTTCCTGAAGCTGAAGTTTCGTCGATTGATTTTTCTGAAAAAGCTTTAGAAGTTGCAAAAAAGAATGCAGATTTTCATCACTTGGAAATAAACCTAATTCATGCTGATTATCTTAATTTTGAATTGACTGAAAATTATGATGTTATCATTTCAAATCCGCCTTATATCGGGATAGAAGAAGAGATAGAAATTGCCGATTCTGTGAAAGAATTTGAACCCAAAATGGCACTCTTCTCTCCTACTTCCGATGCGTTAATTTTCTATAAAAAGATTGCAGAAGATTCTAAAAAATATTTAAATAAAAACGGATTGTTATTTTTAGAGATCAATCAAAAACTAGGTCCTGAAACTTTAAATCTTTATAAAAATATTCTCTCGGAAGTTGAGCTTGTTAAAGATCTATCTGAAAATGATCGTTTTATTGTAGGAAAAAAATAATATGTACGGCATTAGAAAAGCTTTCAAAATAAAGACAACCAGTTCGTTACTCTAAATAAAAAACCTCTTGTAAGGGAATACTTATTGGTGAATTATCCGGATTTGTCTCCATAATATCTGCCATATAACTCCACCATTTCTTTACAATTTCAGAAGTCCCTAAATCTTGGGAACCAGAACCTTCCGAAACCGTTTGGTGAGCAAACAGAATATTCGTGTCTTTATCCCAATATATCGTATAATCTGATACGCCAGAGTTTTTTAATAATACTTTTAGCTCCGGCCAAATTTCGTTGTGTCTTTTTTCATATTCCTTTTCGCAGCCTGGCTTTAGAAACATTTTGAAGGATACTCTCTTTTTCATTATTTGTTTTTTATAAATGTATTTTAAAGATCAAAACTAACTATCATTTTTAAAATAGCCAAATTTCAAGATAAAAAGGTCATATTGCTTTGGTATATTCATCATTTATATCAGCTAATATAAAATCAACTGATGGCTTAGAATATAAGAGAATTACAATTCAAATTCTATTTATTAAGTTATTGATTTTGATTAAAAACAAAACCAATGAACAGAATTTAATTTCATTGGTTTTAATATTAGTTAAGATTAATTTTTTTAACCTATTCTTTTCCTTACAAAAATTTCGTAGCTTAAATAAATTAGCGGAAGTGCCATTATTCCTAAGAAATACCAATTACTTAATGCTAAATCAGGATGCAATGCTATTGAATAAACCAATCCGAAAAATGCTCCACCTAAATGTGCGGCGTGTCCCAGATTATCCCATTGTTTTGGATTTAGCATCATATACACTGAATATCCAAAATATAATGTCCCGAAAAGCCAGCCCGGTAAAAAGTTGACACTAATTTCGTTCGGAGCCATCGCAATTGATGCGAAGATAATTCCGGAAACAGCACCAGAAGCACCGATTGCAGAATACCAAGGTTGATTTTTGTAAATAAGCAAGCTAAATAAATTTCCAAGGATCATGGATCCAAAGTAGATAATCAGAAAACCTATAGTCCCGAAAAAATGAATAACCACTCCCTGAAAGAAATATAAGGACAGCATATTGAAAAACAAGTGCATAAAATCAGCATGAAGAAATGCAGAGCTTATAAGTCTGATATATTCCTTTCTAGAATTTATTGCGCTAACATTAAATTTGTATTTTTCAAATAACTGAATATTATTAAGTCCCATGTAACTGATAATACAGGTCACGGCAATAATTACTAAAACTACTATATTCATAATTTTCAATTTTCAGGTTCTCCTGCATCAAACAAATCACCGATTACGCCTCCATCATCATCAGTTCCTTCTGTATTTTCAGGTTCTTCATACACTTCCGGCTCTTCTTCTTCCGGCTCCGGAATGGTTACATTAATTGTTTTTACTTTAAATTTAGTAAACTGATTTCCAATAGCTTTAATTCCTTTTACGGCAATAAACTCGTCAATATTTACTGTTTCAGGATCGCGTTCTTTACCTTTATCTTTAGCAAAAGCAATCTCAGCAGTGCAGCCATTTGCCACAATTATATTTTCAATAAATGACTTTGGATGTTCCGAAGGCATAAAGTTCTGCG encodes:
- the rhaM gene encoding L-rhamnose mutarotase, encoding MKKRVSFKMFLKPGCEKEYEKRHNEIWPELKVLLKNSGVSDYTIYWDKDTNILFAHQTVSEGSGSQDLGTSEIVKKWWSYMADIMETNPDNSPISIPLQEVFYLE
- a CDS encoding rhomboid family intramembrane serine protease; this translates as MNIVVLVIIAVTCIISYMGLNNIQLFEKYKFNVSAINSRKEYIRLISSAFLHADFMHLFFNMLSLYFFQGVVIHFFGTIGFLIIYFGSMILGNLFSLLIYKNQPWYSAIGASGAVSGIIFASIAMAPNEISVNFLPGWLFGTLYFGYSVYMMLNPKQWDNLGHAAHLGGAFFGLVYSIALHPDLALSNWYFLGIMALPLIYLSYEIFVRKRIG
- the prmC gene encoding peptide chain release factor N(5)-glutamine methyltransferase; the protein is MTILEFKQYFQKALSELYTESESAFLYSIFIETFLGLDAFNQRRLYDQELLIDDENKLQEVISELKANKPYQHILGETEFYGMKFFVDENVLIPRPETEELLEIAIQKIKNSQFTINKLRILDIGTGSGVIPLVLKKHFPEAEVSSIDFSEKALEVAKKNADFHHLEINLIHADYLNFELTENYDVIISNPPYIGIEEEIEIADSVKEFEPKMALFSPTSDALIFYKKIAEDSKKYLNKNGLLFLEINQKLGPETLNLYKNILSEVELVKDLSENDRFIVGKK